The proteins below come from a single Halostagnicola larsenii XH-48 genomic window:
- a CDS encoding 30S ribosomal protein S15, which translates to MARMHTRRRGSSGSDKPAADEPPEWSDVDSDQIEERVVELAEQGYDPSQIGIKLRDEGVTGTPIPDVKLATGKKLTEILEENDAKSELPEDLRSLMQRAIRLREHVQENPQDYQNKRALQNTESKVRRLVDYYRGKEVEPEFTYSYDVAKSLLEE; encoded by the coding sequence ATGGCACGAATGCATACACGCCGTCGAGGCTCGTCCGGATCGGACAAGCCCGCGGCAGACGAACCACCGGAGTGGAGCGACGTCGACTCGGACCAGATCGAAGAGCGAGTCGTCGAACTGGCAGAACAGGGCTACGACCCGAGCCAGATCGGCATCAAGCTGCGTGACGAGGGCGTCACCGGCACGCCGATTCCGGACGTCAAACTGGCGACCGGCAAGAAACTCACCGAGATCCTCGAGGAAAACGACGCGAAGTCCGAACTTCCCGAGGACCTCCGAAGCCTGATGCAACGCGCGATCCGCCTGCGCGAGCACGTACAGGAGAACCCACAGGACTACCAGAACAAGCGCGCCCTGCAGAACACCGAATCGAAGGTGCGCCGACTGGTCGATTACTACCGTGGGAAGGAAGTCGAGCCCGAGTTCACATACTCCTACGACGTCGCGAAGTCGCTACTCGAGGAGTAA
- a CDS encoding tyrosine-type recombinase/integrase, whose product MSNDLEPLSPQEAVDLYVAHRELEVSAKTLQNHEYRLNAFVEWCNEVGIDNLNDLSGRDLHRYRVWRQKDVNVVTLRGQLATLRVFLEFCASIDAVEPGMRERVKLPDVDRADEARDVMLDEDRSRMLLSYLERYSRASRSHVIVAILWHTGIRLGGLRAIDLDDYEPDEQCVWLRHRPESETPLKNQGPAERPLALDDYYTDVIDEYIRFHRHDVVDEYGREPLVTSDRGRLSSGQIRSEVYRLTQPCLYKDCPHDRDPDDCEARVYGHYSECPSSLSPHTIRRGSITYQLREDIPEEIVSDRCDVSSDILERHYDRRTDREKMEQRRDFITDL is encoded by the coding sequence ATGAGCAACGATCTCGAGCCACTCTCGCCCCAGGAGGCCGTCGACCTCTACGTAGCCCACCGCGAACTTGAGGTGAGCGCAAAGACGCTCCAGAACCACGAGTATCGACTCAACGCGTTTGTGGAATGGTGCAACGAGGTCGGGATCGACAACCTCAACGACCTCTCCGGGCGCGATCTCCACCGATACCGCGTCTGGCGACAGAAGGACGTCAACGTCGTCACCCTTCGCGGCCAGCTCGCAACACTACGCGTGTTCCTCGAGTTTTGCGCGTCGATCGACGCCGTCGAACCGGGAATGCGCGAACGTGTGAAGCTTCCCGATGTCGATCGCGCCGACGAAGCTCGAGACGTGATGCTCGACGAAGATCGTTCCCGGATGCTACTGAGCTACCTCGAGCGGTACAGCCGCGCGAGCCGGAGTCACGTTATCGTCGCGATTCTCTGGCACACGGGAATCCGTCTCGGCGGTCTTCGAGCGATCGATCTCGATGACTACGAACCGGACGAACAGTGCGTTTGGCTACGCCATCGTCCTGAATCCGAGACGCCGCTGAAGAATCAAGGGCCTGCTGAGCGCCCCCTCGCGTTGGACGACTACTATACCGACGTGATCGACGAGTACATTCGATTTCACCGGCACGATGTCGTCGACGAGTACGGACGCGAACCACTCGTAACGAGTGACCGAGGACGGCTTAGTTCCGGTCAAATCCGATCGGAAGTGTATCGGCTGACACAGCCTTGTCTGTACAAGGACTGTCCGCACGATCGCGACCCGGACGACTGTGAGGCTCGAGTCTACGGTCACTATTCAGAGTGTCCGAGTAGCCTCTCACCGCACACGATTCGGCGAGGTTCGATTACCTACCAGCTTCGCGAGGACATCCCCGAGGAGATCGTCAGTGATCGCTGTGACGTTTCCTCAGATATCCTCGAGCGACACTACGATCGACGAACAGACCGCGAAAAGATGGAACAGCGACGCGACTTCATCACCGATCTTTAA
- a CDS encoding 30S ribosomal protein S3ae, whose protein sequence is MSERSVSRAKQEKRWYTVHAPAQFDREVLGETPADEPDKVYGRTIETTLGDLTNSASENNTKLTFKITDVGSDSAYTDFVEHSLTRDYLRSLVRRGASKIEAYVTVLTTDDYRVQIQPVAFTTKKADASQEKAIREKMVEMVEEAAQERTFEDLIDGVVEGRLSSAIYGEAKPIYPLRRVEIQKTTLEAHPEEVAEEQATAVDVDEEDVATDD, encoded by the coding sequence ATGAGTGAACGATCAGTTTCACGCGCAAAACAGGAAAAGCGGTGGTACACCGTCCACGCCCCGGCGCAGTTCGACCGGGAAGTGCTCGGTGAGACACCTGCAGATGAACCGGACAAGGTCTACGGACGGACCATCGAAACGACGCTTGGCGACCTGACCAACAGCGCCAGCGAAAACAACACGAAGCTCACGTTCAAGATCACCGACGTCGGGAGCGACAGTGCGTACACGGACTTCGTCGAGCACTCGCTGACGCGGGATTACCTGCGCTCGCTGGTTCGACGCGGTGCCTCGAAAATCGAGGCCTATGTCACCGTCCTGACGACGGACGACTATCGCGTTCAGATCCAGCCGGTCGCGTTCACGACGAAGAAAGCCGACGCGAGCCAGGAGAAGGCCATCCGCGAGAAGATGGTCGAGATGGTCGAGGAAGCGGCTCAGGAGCGAACCTTCGAGGACCTCATCGACGGCGTCGTCGAAGGTCGTCTCTCCTCTGCGATCTACGGCGAAGCGAAGCCGATCTACCCGCTTCGCCGAGTCGAGATCCAGAAGACGACCCTCGAGGCGCATCCGGAAGAAGTCGCAGAAGAGCAGGCGACGGCCGTCGACGTCGACGAAGAAGACGTCGCAACGGACGACTAG
- a CDS encoding site-specific integrase has protein sequence MRLKPYPHREGKRVWLGNDELESVIGQAKNTEQTIAFLLAGRCGLRRCEIVQVTPADVVDTPTGTHMRVWEDVAKQEHYREPPISDRLVTYIDAHTDAAGIGPADPIVDVADKTVYRWVQRAAERLQAESGDRGWSFLDVHDLRRTWGTNLLEQGVLPSVVMDWGGWDDWETFRHHYLGEFSPEAIRRERGKVNYLEGPVSSNSESNHKEIAPPGTTPT, from the coding sequence ATGAGACTCAAGCCGTACCCTCATCGTGAGGGCAAGCGAGTGTGGTTGGGCAATGACGAACTCGAGTCCGTGATCGGCCAAGCGAAGAACACTGAACAGACAATTGCGTTTTTACTGGCCGGGCGGTGTGGGCTGCGGCGTTGTGAGATCGTCCAAGTGACGCCCGCCGATGTTGTCGATACCCCGACTGGTACGCACATGCGAGTCTGGGAAGACGTTGCGAAACAGGAGCACTACCGTGAGCCTCCAATCTCCGATCGACTGGTGACGTATATCGACGCGCACACCGATGCCGCTGGTATTGGACCCGCTGATCCTATTGTCGATGTCGCAGACAAGACAGTGTATCGCTGGGTACAGCGAGCTGCCGAACGGCTTCAGGCTGAAAGTGGCGATCGTGGCTGGTCGTTCCTTGACGTTCACGACCTTCGTCGGACTTGGGGAACGAATTTGCTCGAGCAAGGTGTGCTGCCGTCGGTTGTGATGGATTGGGGCGGATGGGATGACTGGGAGACGTTTCGCCACCACTACCTTGGTGAATTCTCACCAGAAGCGATTCGGCGTGAACGCGGTAAGGTAAATTATCTTGAAGGGCCAGTAAGTAGTAATTCAGAATCGAATCATAAGGAGATAGCGCCACCAGGAACAACTCCTACCTAA
- a CDS encoding helix-turn-helix transcriptional regulator: MTLTDGGSNLYTCDTPQCDGWKEVVTPDGYVCHDCADELEKKYEAEPRLLADGGIEWGDLSGFQRDILEEIARLETVGEDCYGLAIKEELEQYHDEVLHGRLYQNLDSLVDDKLLETGKIDGRTNSYTLTSEAKALLKESVYRRAKACGLEVSAADGGHNE, translated from the coding sequence GTGACCCTTACCGATGGCGGTTCAAACCTCTACACCTGTGACACGCCCCAGTGCGATGGGTGGAAAGAGGTCGTCACGCCGGACGGCTACGTTTGTCACGACTGCGCGGACGAACTCGAGAAGAAGTACGAAGCCGAGCCCAGATTACTCGCTGATGGAGGAATCGAGTGGGGCGATCTTTCCGGCTTTCAGCGTGACATTCTGGAAGAGATAGCTCGTCTTGAGACGGTCGGCGAAGACTGCTACGGGCTCGCAATCAAGGAGGAACTCGAGCAGTATCACGACGAAGTACTCCACGGCCGGCTCTACCAGAACCTCGACAGTCTGGTCGACGATAAACTTCTTGAGACCGGTAAAATCGATGGTCGGACGAACAGTTACACACTGACTTCCGAGGCCAAGGCGTTGCTCAAGGAGAGCGTCTATCGTCGGGCCAAGGCGTGTGGACTCGAGGTATCCGCAGCCGATGGTGGTCACAATGAATGA
- a CDS encoding protein sorting system archaetidylserine synthase (This PssA-like phosphatidyltransferase, along with a PssD-like decarboxylase, is required in Haloarchaea for the archaeosortase ArtA to replace the PGF-CTERM sorting signal with a C-terminal lipid anchor.) produces the protein MLPRFVGRLGAADAVTIANGALGFLAVVIAFVDIDLAARLILFAAIADGLDGILARRYGGTDAGPYLDSLADVASFGVAPAVLAFVVVTDGFDIGFETVSLELLVVTGVCALFVAMAIARLGMYTAYDTAASHTEGIQTTLAATIIGSAILAHKPAAEPWLVLTITGVFCYLMVSRIQYPDLLVRDTLIMGVVHALAILVPGFAGRTFPYALLTLGIAYMTLSPWFYWREDTRSESSDAEDPESAEMHGNV, from the coding sequence ATGCTTCCCCGGTTCGTCGGTCGGCTCGGTGCCGCCGACGCAGTGACGATCGCGAACGGAGCGCTGGGCTTTCTCGCGGTCGTCATCGCGTTCGTCGATATCGACCTCGCCGCTCGACTCATCCTCTTTGCTGCGATCGCTGACGGACTCGACGGTATCCTCGCTCGTCGGTACGGCGGAACCGACGCGGGACCGTACCTTGATTCGTTGGCCGACGTCGCCTCCTTCGGCGTCGCCCCCGCGGTCCTCGCGTTCGTCGTCGTTACAGACGGCTTCGATATCGGTTTCGAAACGGTCTCGCTCGAGTTACTGGTAGTGACCGGCGTCTGTGCGTTGTTCGTCGCGATGGCCATCGCGAGACTCGGGATGTACACCGCCTACGATACGGCGGCGAGCCACACCGAGGGGATTCAGACGACGCTCGCCGCGACGATCATCGGGTCGGCGATCCTGGCTCACAAACCGGCCGCAGAGCCGTGGCTCGTACTGACGATCACCGGCGTGTTCTGTTATCTCATGGTCTCGCGGATCCAGTACCCGGACCTGCTGGTTCGGGATACGCTCATCATGGGCGTCGTCCACGCGCTCGCGATCCTCGTTCCGGGGTTCGCCGGACGAACGTTTCCGTACGCGCTGCTCACGCTCGGAATCGCGTATATGACGCTCAGTCCGTGGTTTTACTGGCGCGAGGACACTCGCTCCGAGTCGTCCGACGCCGAGGATCCCGAGAGCGCGGAGATGCACGGAAACGTCTAA
- a CDS encoding winged helix-turn-helix domain-containing protein, whose translation MRESGTWMTIWDDRILEYLRENEGATVGELTDSESIRVSNAHVSRRCKKLAEHGLLTPIGNGAYVITDVGKAYLDEEYDAENEVFLNQGNSSSGPSASETSES comes from the coding sequence ATGAGAGAGTCGGGAACGTGGATGACAATATGGGACGATCGCATCCTCGAGTATCTTCGTGAGAATGAGGGGGCCACAGTTGGCGAACTCACTGATAGTGAGAGTATTCGAGTCTCGAATGCGCATGTTTCTCGCCGATGTAAGAAGCTTGCAGAACACGGATTACTGACGCCTATCGGAAATGGTGCGTATGTCATTACGGACGTGGGAAAAGCCTATCTTGATGAGGAGTACGACGCTGAAAACGAAGTTTTCCTTAATCAGGGTAACTCGAGCAGTGGTCCAAGCGCCAGTGAAACCTCTGAATCATAA
- a CDS encoding MjaI family restriction endonuclease: protein MANELHISKSERRRIAVGQDLEYPRYSTKIINLACHTAQATSRKSVGSLDEILEEFESEHPDATFEDWVAYYNERYNGKVKVQRSAKKTYEMVENMREAIDLITYDMVEQWVEDLILYKSYMGFDAREVILPKLGRELQMGSRLASPEEMSEGISGYLGDQPICLRSLKHDKGPAMYEDAGVPVVYYEETNSGGYRVEMKELSRTLDEFKSN, encoded by the coding sequence ATGGCTAATGAGCTACATATATCAAAAAGTGAACGGCGACGAATCGCAGTTGGTCAAGATCTCGAGTATCCCAGGTATTCAACGAAGATAATTAATCTTGCTTGTCACACTGCGCAGGCTACAAGTCGTAAATCAGTTGGATCATTAGACGAGATTCTTGAGGAATTCGAATCTGAACACCCTGATGCGACTTTTGAAGATTGGGTGGCTTACTATAACGAGCGGTATAATGGCAAGGTAAAGGTCCAGAGATCAGCGAAGAAAACCTACGAAATGGTCGAAAATATGCGCGAAGCTATTGACCTCATTACATACGACATGGTCGAGCAGTGGGTTGAAGATCTTATTCTATACAAGTCGTACATGGGATTTGATGCCCGCGAGGTGATTCTCCCAAAGCTCGGTCGCGAACTACAGATGGGATCGAGACTGGCAAGCCCCGAAGAGATGTCAGAAGGAATCAGCGGTTATCTTGGTGACCAGCCAATTTGCTTGAGATCATTAAAGCACGATAAAGGTCCAGCGATGTATGAAGATGCTGGTGTACCAGTAGTATACTATGAGGAAACAAATTCAGGTGGATACAGGGTTGAGATGAAAGAATTGAGTCGGACCTTAGACGAATTTAAATCTAATTAA
- a CDS encoding ATP-binding protein, whose protein sequence is MSRVGLAAKSGWGKSYNTQLWLEKNLPEQDYAAILDYKDEYRGLVDGVPPATDATDLCGWYIAGPNEVDLSPAQWAAILEDAGRVVIPRYRIDGDDWREVVGNVCAACRRLYENHPKAKILTAIDEAHIAAPQQQGFPEATSKAATTGRGEGLSSLWVTQRLSEMDETIIAQWDEQILGGFSSDADLGKISVDYPSEVHDTRSSYVSQLPDGIRVDGENLPVRKFTNDAGNTIGSEWIRSNDSGLIERVDTGDVPMASKHYGSQGQTLKSPYDTE, encoded by the coding sequence ATGTCTCGGGTCGGGCTCGCCGCGAAAAGCGGCTGGGGGAAGTCGTACAACACACAGCTATGGCTCGAGAAGAACCTTCCAGAGCAGGACTACGCGGCGATCCTCGACTACAAAGACGAATACCGTGGGCTCGTCGACGGCGTGCCCCCAGCGACCGACGCAACGGACCTGTGCGGCTGGTACATCGCCGGGCCGAATGAGGTCGACCTCTCGCCGGCACAGTGGGCGGCCATCCTCGAGGACGCTGGCCGAGTCGTGATCCCGCGCTACCGGATCGACGGGGACGACTGGCGGGAAGTCGTCGGCAACGTCTGTGCGGCCTGCCGTCGACTCTATGAGAACCACCCGAAGGCGAAGATCCTGACGGCGATCGACGAGGCGCACATCGCCGCGCCCCAACAACAGGGCTTCCCCGAAGCGACTTCGAAAGCTGCCACCACGGGCCGCGGGGAAGGCCTCTCGTCGCTCTGGGTGACGCAACGGCTCTCGGAGATGGATGAGACGATCATCGCCCAGTGGGACGAGCAGATCCTCGGCGGCTTCTCGAGCGACGCCGACCTCGGAAAGATCAGCGTCGATTACCCCTCAGAGGTCCACGACACGCGATCGAGTTACGTCAGCCAACTCCCTGACGGGATTCGCGTTGACGGCGAGAACCTACCAGTCCGGAAGTTTACGAACGACGCTGGCAACACGATCGGAAGCGAGTGGATTCGATCGAACGACTCCGGATTGATCGAGCGGGTCGACACGGGCGACGTACCGATGGCCTCGAAACACTATGGGTCGCAGGGCCAGACCCTCAAAAGCCCCTATGACACCGAATGA
- a CDS encoding KEOPS complex subunit Pcc1, which yields MTRKATIRTTHDDPELLARALEPDNTEEMETTVGDARELVTRIERETTGGLQSTVDDYVVNLDVACSIDRQTPNPSDADSSAGGRGVPTAARSDTNHEPNTQ from the coding sequence ATGACGCGGAAAGCGACGATTCGGACGACACACGACGATCCGGAGCTCCTCGCCCGGGCGCTCGAGCCCGATAACACCGAGGAGATGGAGACGACCGTCGGGGACGCTCGAGAGCTCGTCACGCGGATCGAACGCGAGACGACTGGTGGGTTACAATCGACGGTCGACGATTACGTCGTCAACCTCGACGTCGCCTGCAGTATCGACCGACAGACACCCAACCCGTCGGATGCAGACTCGAGCGCGGGCGGACGCGGCGTCCCGACCGCGGCGAGATCCGACACGAATCACGAACCTAACACACAATGA
- a CDS encoding cupredoxin domain-containing protein, whose amino-acid sequence MNRRAYLASLGTVSTVGVAGCSTVSGMLSSEPCSGDTCDIGMTRTEFVPETYEISVGETVTWKNTSEAIHTVTAYESSLFEDEGAEYFATGGYDDFETAHEEFWNENNGVLNTRETFEHTFEVAGTYSYACLPHEEGGMVGVIEVTE is encoded by the coding sequence ATGAACCGCCGTGCCTATCTCGCTTCCCTGGGAACGGTATCCACAGTAGGGGTAGCGGGTTGTTCAACGGTCTCTGGAATGCTCAGCAGCGAGCCCTGCAGTGGCGATACCTGCGACATCGGAATGACTCGAACCGAGTTCGTGCCCGAAACGTACGAGATCTCCGTCGGCGAAACCGTCACCTGGAAGAACACGAGCGAAGCGATTCACACGGTCACGGCCTACGAGTCGTCCCTCTTCGAGGATGAGGGAGCGGAGTACTTCGCCACGGGCGGCTACGACGACTTCGAGACGGCACACGAGGAGTTCTGGAACGAGAACAACGGCGTGCTCAACACTCGAGAAACGTTCGAACACACGTTCGAGGTGGCGGGAACCTACAGCTACGCCTGTCTCCCCCACGAAGAGGGCGGAATGGTCGGCGTTATCGAAGTCACTGAGTGA